The following proteins come from a genomic window of Gottfriedia acidiceleris:
- the ycaC gene encoding isochorismate family cysteine hydrolase YcaC, producing MSDLYSRINKDDAVVLLVDHQTGLMAGLVRDYGVDEFKNNVLALAHTAKFFDLPVILTTSFENGPNGPLMQELVELFPNAPKIARPGQINAWDNDDFVKAIEETGKKQLIIAGVVTDVCVAFPALSAIKAGYEVFAVTDASGTFSKQVADAANTRMAHSGVQLLNWFSVACELQRDWRNDVEGFGTLLASNLPGYQNIIGSYMATQRNLSKQNV from the coding sequence ATGTCTGATCTCTATTCTCGTATTAATAAAGATGATGCTGTCGTTCTTTTAGTTGATCATCAAACTGGTCTCATGGCTGGACTAGTGCGTGACTATGGTGTTGATGAATTCAAGAACAATGTTTTGGCTCTTGCTCACACTGCTAAGTTTTTTGATTTACCTGTTATTTTAACAACAAGCTTTGAAAACGGGCCTAATGGACCACTAATGCAAGAATTAGTTGAGCTTTTTCCTAACGCCCCAAAAATAGCTCGCCCTGGACAAATTAATGCATGGGATAATGATGATTTTGTAAAAGCAATCGAAGAAACTGGAAAAAAACAACTTATTATCGCTGGCGTAGTTACGGATGTTTGCGTTGCTTTCCCAGCTCTTTCTGCTATAAAAGCTGGTTATGAAGTATTTGCTGTTACTGATGCTTCAGGAACTTTCAGCAAACAAGTTGCAGATGCCGCCAATACGCGTATGGCACATAGTGGTGTGCAACTTTTGAACTGGTTTAGCGTAGCGTGCGAATTACAACGCGATTGGCGCAACGATGTTGAAGGTTTTGGTACTTTACTTGCTAGTAATCTTCCAGGTTATCAAAATATAATTGGAAGCTATATGGCAACTCAGCGAAATCTGAGTAAACAAAATGTCTGA
- a CDS encoding alkyl/aryl-sulfatase has protein sequence MTNKVLTQSKPATSFTKDANLAVYDTLNFDDRQDFIDANRGFIAPLEAKIIKNDFGEVVWDIEQLDYLNVTAPETVNPSLWRNAQLQAISGLFEVVEGVYQVRGQSMVTNFFIEGKNGVIVVDTLGSNESAEAAMELYYKHRPQKPVTAVIISQSHADHFGGIQAVLKYAENPTIPIVVPQYFTNEALSENVLLGTIMTRRAEYQFGKNLSDGTQGSVSVGIGPTMTAGKTSFVEPNVEIVNEIQLMEIDGITFKFLLTPNTEAPAEMHFYIKDYKVLFVSENANKLMHQIYTVRGAKTRDALLWANALDKTIDLFETEDIDALLMIHAWPVWEKNNVIEHLKLQRDLYKYIHDQTVRLANLGYTMDEIAETIKLPKALDTYWGNRGYYGTLKHNSKGVYNYYLGFYSAHPSDLDPLPQVEAGRKYVEYMGGSANVLRQARVDFENGQYRWVVQVVKHIVMADPENSEAKNLLADAFEQLGYQAESANWRNIYLVGAFELRNGIYKDNSPLDVSEVIKNMPVNEFLKLVAVKLNGPKAEGKNITMNVTLSNTNQKYSIYLENSVLFFKENKLADHADVSLIIDQMTFYGIVLGLLSTEQGVTAGNLIISGNQTKLNEFLSLLDDFDRYINIVIP, from the coding sequence ATGACAAATAAAGTGCTAACTCAATCAAAACCCGCAACTTCTTTTACAAAAGATGCTAATTTAGCAGTCTATGATACTTTAAATTTTGATGATCGACAGGACTTTATTGATGCAAACAGAGGTTTTATTGCACCATTAGAAGCAAAGATTATTAAAAATGATTTTGGTGAAGTTGTTTGGGACATAGAACAGCTGGACTATTTAAATGTCACTGCACCTGAGACTGTAAATCCAAGTTTATGGAGAAACGCGCAATTACAGGCTATATCTGGTTTGTTTGAAGTTGTAGAAGGAGTATATCAAGTTCGTGGACAATCAATGGTTACTAACTTTTTTATTGAAGGAAAAAATGGAGTGATTGTCGTTGATACGTTAGGAAGTAATGAATCTGCTGAAGCCGCTATGGAATTGTATTATAAACATAGACCACAAAAGCCAGTAACAGCCGTAATCATAAGTCAGAGCCATGCTGATCATTTTGGCGGAATTCAAGCAGTACTAAAATATGCTGAAAATCCAACTATTCCAATCGTAGTTCCTCAATACTTTACAAATGAAGCGTTAAGTGAAAATGTACTCTTAGGTACGATTATGACGCGTAGAGCGGAGTATCAGTTTGGTAAAAATTTATCAGATGGTACGCAGGGCTCTGTATCAGTAGGTATTGGACCAACAATGACTGCAGGGAAGACCAGTTTTGTGGAACCAAACGTTGAAATAGTAAACGAAATCCAATTGATGGAAATCGATGGTATAACATTTAAGTTTTTATTAACGCCAAATACAGAAGCACCAGCTGAAATGCATTTTTATATAAAAGATTACAAAGTATTATTCGTTTCAGAGAACGCAAATAAATTAATGCATCAAATCTATACAGTAAGGGGGGCAAAAACCCGAGATGCTTTACTTTGGGCAAATGCCTTAGATAAAACGATTGATCTATTTGAAACGGAAGATATTGATGCATTACTTATGATTCATGCTTGGCCAGTTTGGGAGAAAAATAATGTAATAGAACATTTAAAACTTCAACGCGATTTATATAAATATATACACGATCAGACTGTGCGTTTAGCAAATCTCGGTTATACAATGGATGAAATAGCTGAAACAATTAAACTCCCAAAAGCATTAGATACCTATTGGGGGAATCGTGGATATTATGGTACTTTGAAGCATAATTCAAAGGGTGTTTACAATTATTATTTAGGCTTTTATAGTGCTCATCCTTCCGATTTAGATCCATTACCGCAAGTAGAAGCGGGGCGAAAATATGTAGAATATATGGGTGGGTCAGCAAATGTTTTGAGACAAGCTAGAGTTGATTTTGAAAATGGTCAATATCGCTGGGTTGTTCAAGTGGTAAAACATATCGTAATGGCTGACCCAGAAAATTCAGAAGCTAAAAATCTATTAGCAGATGCATTCGAACAATTAGGATATCAAGCAGAGTCAGCTAATTGGCGGAATATTTATCTTGTTGGCGCATTCGAACTTAGAAATGGAATTTACAAAGATAATTCACCTTTAGATGTTTCTGAAGTTATTAAAAATATGCCTGTAAATGAATTCTTAAAACTAGTAGCAGTTAAATTAAATGGTCCAAAAGCAGAAGGTAAAAATATAACAATGAATGTAACATTATCAAATACTAACCAAAAATATTCGATTTATTTAGAGAACTCTGTTTTGTTTTTTAAAGAAAATAAATTAGCTGATCATGCAGATGTATCATTAATAATTGATCAAATGACATTTTACGGAATTGTTCTAGGTCTACTCTCAACAGAACAAGGAGTAACTGCAGGTAACTTAATCATTTCAGGTAACCAAACGAAATTGAATGAATTTTTATCACTTTTAGATGATTTCGACCGTTATATAAATATCGTTATTCCCTAA
- a CDS encoding long-chain-fatty-acid--CoA ligase: protein MSLNLYESLKKSAEKFPNHNAITFKNINFTYSVLLSQVECLASKLIHEGIKKGDRVALILGNCPDFVTAYYGILRAGGVVVPVNPIFTKDEISFILSNSQAKAVIADSTMHQIIDSLKVELKQIEMLYYVESTKAELSWRHLLNKNSNDNEYPLIIEDDLAVILYTSGTTGKPKGAMLSHRNLVSNAQSIVELVDFNKNDRILAVLPMFHVFCLSICINAPIMCGANIVIVPRFSPSEVINTIFNEQVTLFAGVPTMYNFLLQLQEYTAEYFASIRACCSGGASMPVELLQRFEEKYKTIILEGFGLSETAPVTAFNPLKGERKLGSVGINIPGVLNMIVDKNGFEVPRGEIGELIVKGPNVMIGYLGMAEETAKVIKNGWFYTGDLAKMDNDGYIYIVDRIKDMIIVGGYNVYPREVEEVIYQHPAIVEVAVFGITDKEYGQIVKAFVVSNDESITKDDILHFCKDKLAKYKLPKQIEFKNELPKNSTGKILKRDLNLEKMEVN, encoded by the coding sequence ATGAGTTTGAATTTATATGAAAGTTTAAAAAAAAGTGCAGAGAAATTTCCAAATCATAATGCAATTACATTTAAAAATATAAATTTCACGTATAGTGTATTACTTTCCCAAGTTGAATGCCTTGCATCGAAATTAATACATGAGGGAATCAAAAAAGGTGATAGAGTAGCCTTGATATTAGGGAATTGTCCAGACTTTGTCACTGCTTATTATGGGATTCTACGTGCAGGAGGCGTAGTTGTTCCTGTAAATCCAATCTTTACCAAAGACGAAATATCATTTATTCTTTCGAACAGCCAAGCAAAGGCTGTTATTGCAGATTCTACTATGCATCAAATCATTGATTCTCTTAAAGTAGAGTTAAAACAGATTGAAATGCTGTACTATGTGGAATCGACGAAAGCAGAGCTTAGTTGGAGGCATTTGCTTAATAAGAATTCAAATGACAATGAATATCCACTAATTATAGAAGATGATCTTGCTGTCATTTTATATACGTCTGGGACAACCGGTAAACCAAAGGGCGCTATGTTGTCTCATCGTAATTTAGTATCAAATGCTCAATCAATTGTTGAATTGGTCGATTTTAACAAAAATGATCGTATTTTAGCTGTTCTTCCAATGTTCCATGTATTCTGTTTGTCAATCTGTATTAATGCACCAATCATGTGTGGAGCAAATATAGTAATTGTTCCAAGATTCAGTCCTAGTGAGGTCATCAATACAATCTTTAATGAGCAAGTGACATTATTTGCTGGCGTTCCAACGATGTATAACTTTTTATTACAGCTACAAGAATATACAGCTGAGTATTTCGCTTCCATCCGCGCATGTTGTTCAGGTGGAGCATCTATGCCTGTTGAGTTACTTCAAAGGTTTGAAGAAAAATATAAGACTATTATTCTCGAAGGATTCGGTCTTTCAGAAACAGCTCCTGTGACAGCATTTAATCCCTTAAAAGGAGAAAGAAAATTAGGTTCTGTCGGAATAAATATCCCAGGCGTATTAAATATGATAGTTGATAAAAATGGATTTGAAGTGCCTAGAGGAGAAATAGGTGAACTAATTGTAAAAGGTCCCAATGTAATGATTGGTTATCTTGGTATGGCTGAAGAAACAGCTAAGGTCATTAAAAATGGTTGGTTTTACACTGGTGATTTAGCAAAGATGGATAACGATGGTTACATCTATATTGTTGATCGAATAAAAGACATGATTATTGTTGGTGGATATAATGTTTATCCAAGAGAAGTAGAGGAAGTAATTTATCAACACCCAGCAATCGTTGAAGTAGCAGTATTTGGAATTACTGATAAGGAATACGGACAAATCGTAAAAGCTTTCGTTGTGTCTAATGATGAATCAATAACGAAGGATGATATTTTGCATTTCTGCAAAGACAAACTTGCTAAGTACAAACTTCCAAAACAAATCGAATTTAAAAATGAATTACCAAAGAATAGTACAGGAAAAATTTTAAAGAGAGATTTAAATTTAGAAAAAATGGAAGTAAATTAG
- a CDS encoding NADPH-dependent FMN reductase produces the protein MTKTIGLICGSLRKNSYNRIIAQSLTEMADSHQFRWIEINDLPLFNEDLETSVPEAVTSFKSAIQGVDGIIIVSPEYNSGIPGVLKNALDWASRPRESAVLSRKPVGLIGATPGGLGTVYAQIQTREILEAMQAHVLPFQKMLISQVHEKIDSDHKVLTDEHTKRYLHRYLQQFINWIDKASLLD, from the coding sequence ATGACTAAGACAATAGGTCTTATTTGTGGTAGTTTACGTAAAAACTCTTATAATCGAATCATTGCTCAATCATTAACAGAGATGGCTGATTCCCATCAATTTCGTTGGATCGAGATTAATGATCTACCTTTATTCAATGAAGACTTAGAAACAAGTGTTCCGGAAGCAGTGACATCATTTAAATCTGCTATCCAGGGCGTTGACGGTATCATTATTGTAAGTCCAGAGTACAATTCTGGAATTCCAGGCGTATTAAAGAATGCATTGGACTGGGCATCAAGACCTCGGGAATCAGCTGTTCTTAGTAGAAAACCGGTTGGTTTAATTGGTGCAACTCCTGGTGGATTAGGTACTGTTTATGCTCAAATACAAACCAGAGAAATACTAGAAGCTATGCAAGCTCATGTACTTCCATTTCAAAAAATGCTGATATCCCAAGTACATGAAAAGATTGATTCCGATCATAAAGTACTTACTGACGAACATACAAAACGATATCTTCATCGTTATTTACAACAATTTATCAATTGGATAGATAAAGCTTCTTTATTAGATTAA
- the dcuS gene encoding DcuS/MalK family sensor histidine kinase codes for MKKGRFSLQAIIIIFVCLVVALSLGITDLLISKRITSSVEETQKEKVLNIAKIVSLNPQVIGSLEGKINSTEVEAIANQIKDLTHVNFVVVMDMEGIRLSHPDPSEVGKRFRGGDEGPVLQGKEYISISKGFLGPSMRAFTPIKNSKGKQVGAVAVGISLENVTNAVHKGRMGMMIGTIIGILIGVTGAVGLAKFIKKILLGLEPFAIAKLLEERSSMLQSVREGIIAIDQEGKITLVNRAAQKLFKKAGLEGNPKGLKIEDYLPETRLTRILQSGETEVDQEQDLHGVTILVNRVPVVVGNQPVGAIATFRDKTEVQLLAEQLTGVRNYADALRAHAHEFMNKMHVILGLVRTEQYDTLANYVSETVNHREMEMGFVTKNVQDPVLAGFLIGKLSFARESGATLSFDCSNKIPQPLNPGITQELITIIGNLVDNAMEAIANSPVKKVDLKLDYAEDILTIEVKDTGMGMTNAIQNKIFDKGFSTKGDNRGVGLYLLAQAIERLEGDLIISSKPGKGTNFAVYIPYKAEDEKA; via the coding sequence ATGAAAAAGGGCAGATTTAGTTTACAAGCCATCATCATTATTTTTGTATGCCTTGTTGTCGCTTTGTCACTAGGTATAACCGATTTGCTAATCAGTAAGAGAATTACCTCCAGTGTGGAAGAGACACAGAAAGAAAAGGTACTCAATATTGCAAAGATAGTTTCTCTTAACCCGCAAGTGATTGGGTCTCTTGAGGGGAAAATAAATTCGACAGAAGTAGAAGCTATTGCTAATCAAATAAAAGATTTAACGCATGTTAACTTTGTTGTCGTCATGGATATGGAAGGAATCCGGCTTTCCCATCCAGATCCCAGTGAAGTTGGAAAGAGATTCAGGGGAGGAGATGAAGGACCAGTCCTTCAAGGGAAAGAATATATATCTATCTCAAAGGGGTTTCTGGGCCCGTCCATGCGAGCATTTACACCAATAAAGAATTCAAAAGGAAAACAAGTTGGCGCTGTTGCGGTAGGGATTTCTTTGGAAAACGTAACGAATGCTGTACATAAAGGTCGGATGGGGATGATGATTGGGACAATAATCGGAATATTAATCGGGGTAACCGGTGCGGTGGGCTTGGCTAAGTTTATCAAAAAAATCCTATTGGGCCTCGAGCCGTTCGCTATTGCAAAGCTGCTTGAAGAGCGGAGTTCCATGCTCCAATCGGTGCGTGAGGGAATTATAGCCATCGACCAAGAAGGAAAAATTACCCTTGTAAACAGGGCAGCACAAAAGCTTTTTAAAAAAGCCGGCCTAGAAGGGAATCCAAAAGGACTCAAAATAGAAGATTATTTGCCTGAGACCCGCTTAACCCGTATTTTGCAGTCTGGAGAAACTGAGGTTGATCAGGAACAAGATTTGCATGGAGTTACTATTTTGGTAAACAGGGTACCGGTAGTAGTGGGTAATCAACCGGTTGGGGCAATCGCTACATTCCGTGATAAAACGGAAGTTCAGTTATTGGCCGAACAGCTCACAGGTGTGCGCAATTATGCGGATGCCCTCCGTGCCCATGCCCATGAATTCATGAATAAGATGCATGTTATTCTTGGCCTTGTCCGTACCGAACAATATGATACACTTGCGAACTATGTGAGTGAAACCGTTAACCATCGGGAAATGGAAATGGGCTTTGTAACCAAGAATGTCCAGGATCCGGTTCTAGCAGGATTTTTGATTGGCAAGCTAAGCTTTGCAAGAGAATCAGGTGCAACACTATCATTTGATTGTTCCAATAAGATCCCCCAGCCTTTGAACCCGGGAATCACCCAAGAACTCATAACGATTATTGGAAACCTTGTCGATAATGCAATGGAAGCGATAGCGAACAGTCCTGTCAAGAAAGTTGACTTAAAGCTTGATTACGCAGAGGATATTTTAACAATCGAAGTTAAGGATACAGGTATGGGAATGACGAACGCAATACAAAATAAAATATTCGATAAAGGCTTCTCTACGAAAGGAGATAACCGCGGGGTCGGACTATATCTTTTAGCTCAGGCTATTGAAAGACTAGAAGGGGACCTAATCATTTCTTCTAAGCCGGGAAAGGGAACGAATTTTGCGGTGTATATACCTTATAAAGCAGAGGATGAAAAGGCATGA
- a CDS encoding LysR family transcriptional regulator, with the protein MHIQKLKILSEVAKTGSFSIAGQNLHITQSGISQDIKKIEDELGIKIFDRSRYGVVLSHEGAKIVNKANEVLLKYEEMIEEARIILEIHSGNLRVSTIPAFFTYLLKPLIEFKNLYSNLNIEILENITEYTVEAVQQNKAEIGLICIYENILKNIELLNFERILEGTLKVYVSSDSPFAKKKKITPEEVLQQAVVLYNGDYINWFVHNFQLKFGKMNILISSNQTEELSRLISEGFAIGFAPDFATKSNPYVIENKIVEIDLINYEPVNVALGIIHGKNRTPSKIEKHLINFIKSELEYYLN; encoded by the coding sequence ATGCACATTCAAAAACTTAAGATACTTTCTGAGGTCGCTAAAACTGGATCTTTTTCTATTGCAGGTCAAAATCTTCATATAACCCAATCTGGTATTAGTCAGGATATTAAAAAAATAGAAGATGAATTAGGAATAAAAATTTTCGATCGCTCTCGATATGGGGTTGTTTTATCACATGAAGGGGCAAAAATTGTAAATAAAGCAAATGAGGTATTGTTAAAATATGAAGAAATGATTGAAGAGGCAAGAATAATTCTAGAAATACATTCTGGAAATCTAAGAGTTTCTACTATACCTGCTTTCTTTACTTATTTATTAAAACCATTAATAGAATTTAAGAATTTATATTCAAATTTAAACATAGAAATTTTAGAAAATATAACTGAGTATACAGTTGAAGCGGTTCAACAAAATAAAGCAGAGATTGGACTTATATGTATATATGAAAATATTTTGAAAAATATTGAGCTTTTAAATTTTGAAAGGATTCTTGAGGGGACACTAAAGGTTTATGTAAGTAGCGATTCTCCTTTTGCTAAAAAGAAAAAAATTACACCAGAAGAAGTCCTTCAGCAGGCAGTAGTATTATACAATGGTGATTATATCAATTGGTTTGTTCATAATTTTCAACTTAAATTTGGAAAAATGAATATTCTTATATCATCAAATCAAACGGAAGAATTATCACGATTAATCTCCGAAGGATTTGCAATTGGTTTTGCTCCAGATTTTGCTACTAAAAGTAATCCTTATGTTATTGAAAATAAAATTGTTGAAATTGATCTTATAAACTATGAACCTGTTAATGTTGCACTTGGCATTATTCATGGAAAGAATCGAACTCCTTCAAAAATAGAGAAACACTTAATAAATTTTATTAAATCCGAATTAGAATACTATTTAAATTAG
- a CDS encoding response regulator yields the protein MINVMIVEDDPMVAEINKRYLSKIGGFRLTTVANSVDDAILLLGKEDIQLILLDIFMPGKQGLELLTYLRRNELEVDVIIISAASDLERIKKALRYGVVDYLIKPFEFERFNAALVSYQQKTRFTDKLEAVSQQELDNYLLHRDETAIVEELPKGLTKDTLKQVWEAVQGLKEVPFSTEEVANVVGISRVSARKYLNFLKDLGILNVKVIYGTIGRPVYQHEYNKINEYLIKNFL from the coding sequence ATGATCAATGTAATGATTGTTGAAGATGACCCTATGGTGGCGGAAATCAATAAACGATACCTTTCAAAAATTGGTGGTTTCCGTTTGACTACGGTAGCTAATTCAGTTGATGATGCGATCCTTTTACTTGGAAAAGAAGATATACAGCTTATACTTCTGGATATTTTTATGCCGGGCAAACAGGGGTTAGAGCTATTGACATACCTCCGGAGAAATGAACTTGAAGTCGATGTAATCATTATTTCGGCAGCATCGGATCTAGAGCGAATCAAAAAGGCATTAAGGTATGGCGTTGTCGATTATTTAATAAAGCCTTTTGAATTTGAAAGGTTCAATGCTGCTCTTGTCAGCTATCAGCAAAAGACCCGGTTTACCGATAAACTGGAAGCTGTCAGCCAACAAGAGCTCGATAATTATCTTTTACATAGGGATGAAACTGCAATAGTTGAAGAGCTCCCAAAAGGGTTAACTAAGGATACTTTAAAGCAAGTATGGGAAGCAGTTCAGGGATTGAAGGAGGTGCCGTTTTCAACCGAAGAAGTGGCAAATGTTGTGGGCATTTCAAGGGTCTCAGCGAGAAAGTATCTGAACTTCTTAAAGGATTTAGGAATCCTTAATGTCAAGGTTATATATGGGACCATCGGAAGACCAGTTTACCAGCATGAATATAACAAAATTAACGAGTACTTAATAAAAAACTTTCTGTAA
- a CDS encoding iron-containing alcohol dehydrogenase: protein MITSFFQFSVRTVVNSGAGARSLLPEMIKGLGGKRAVLYVDKGITQAGITDQIKELFETIPSDVQLVGVFEDIEQDAKGEIINRGAKFYKECNGDSLIAVGGGSVLDTVKAIKWMLHNKVHDIREELLVGNVMEFWPKAQYIPIPHVAIATTAGTGAEVSPIAVVFNEKVGIKTNILNTFISPDMAILDPELTIGLPPKITAFTGFDALTHAIEAYFSPQSNPMTDAYALQSIRMIVENLPTAVHDGENLASRSNMLMASAMAISAFSLSVNAIPVHNIAHVFGAKFGIPHGLANAVLLPNVMESLAPFYLKRINDFAKALGLKNIPDSPEACLAEVVLFIRNLREKVGLPSTFADFEVNVDNMAYIVALVHSDPCGIFFKIPPEVIAKISNEVVGSSLVNS, encoded by the coding sequence ATGATAACGTCATTTTTCCAGTTTTCGGTTCGAACAGTTGTAAACAGTGGAGCTGGAGCTCGCTCTTTGTTACCTGAAATGATTAAAGGACTTGGTGGTAAAAGAGCCGTTCTTTATGTTGATAAAGGAATAACACAAGCAGGAATTACGGATCAAATTAAGGAGTTATTTGAGACAATACCTAGCGATGTACAGCTAGTAGGTGTTTTTGAGGACATAGAACAGGATGCTAAAGGTGAAATCATAAACCGCGGAGCTAAATTCTATAAAGAATGTAATGGAGATTCATTAATTGCTGTTGGTGGCGGAAGTGTTTTAGATACAGTAAAAGCAATTAAATGGATGCTACATAATAAAGTTCATGACATTCGTGAAGAACTTCTTGTAGGAAATGTAATGGAATTTTGGCCAAAAGCTCAGTATATTCCAATTCCACACGTTGCAATTGCAACAACTGCTGGTACTGGAGCGGAAGTGTCACCAATCGCTGTAGTATTTAATGAAAAGGTTGGAATTAAAACGAATATCCTGAATACATTTATAAGCCCTGATATGGCGATTTTAGATCCAGAACTTACAATTGGTTTGCCTCCAAAAATTACTGCATTTACAGGATTTGATGCGTTAACTCATGCAATTGAGGCATATTTCTCTCCTCAATCGAACCCAATGACAGATGCATACGCACTACAATCAATTCGAATGATTGTAGAAAATTTGCCTACAGCTGTTCATGATGGAGAAAATCTTGCATCGCGATCTAATATGTTAATGGCTAGTGCAATGGCAATTTCTGCTTTCAGTCTCTCAGTTAATGCGATTCCAGTACACAATATAGCACATGTATTTGGAGCAAAATTCGGAATTCCACATGGGCTAGCAAATGCAGTTTTATTACCAAATGTAATGGAATCACTAGCACCATTTTATTTAAAACGAATTAATGATTTTGCAAAAGCACTAGGCCTAAAAAATATACCAGATTCCCCAGAAGCATGTTTAGCAGAAGTTGTATTATTTATACGTAATCTCCGTGAAAAAGTAGGCTTGCCAAGTACCTTTGCTGACTTTGAGGTGAATGTCGATAATATGGCGTATATTGTTGCATTAGTTCATAGCGATCCGTGTGGAATTTTCTTTAAAATTCCACCTGAAGTTATTGCGAAAATTTCAAATGAAGTTGTAGGCTCCAGCTTAGTGAATTCATAA
- a CDS encoding aldehyde dehydrogenase family protein — MQTTQKLLEFPLYIDGRWTPAKSGETFSVKNPATGEVIALVAKAGREDTETAITSARNAFDSGVWSKKSPKERAQILINFGNKIVEHSEELAFLESVSSGATVRRISNLDILYLVDLLQQTAKFTVEYPFVESLPILPFPGPSNNQVWREGIGVVAAITPWNLPMLLAMWKIAPALAMGNSIVVKPASNTPLSALKLAELATEAGIPAGVFNVVSGPGATVGEVLATHPHVDKVAFTGSTEVGRRIMELASGTVKRVTLELGGKSPSIVLPDADLDITIPGSLFGFCLHSGQLCESGTRLLVHDSIYEEVVERLASLASSITIGNQLDMTTGMGPMASEQQLETVLSYIDAGIQEGARLVCGGKRLTGKGYDNGYFVEPTIFADVNNKMKIAQEEIFGPVLCVIRYSTIEEAIEIANDTIYGLAAGIWSKDVNKALQISKELKAGTVWINDWHMLRSDAPFGGYKQSGFGRELGRYALDEYTQVKHVHCSLTPELSQKPWYGILL; from the coding sequence ATGCAAACAACTCAAAAATTATTAGAATTTCCGCTTTATATTGATGGTAGATGGACACCTGCAAAAAGTGGTGAAACGTTTAGTGTGAAAAATCCAGCAACTGGAGAAGTGATCGCTCTGGTAGCTAAAGCTGGGAGAGAAGATACGGAAACAGCTATTACTTCTGCTCGTAATGCTTTTGATTCGGGAGTTTGGTCAAAAAAATCACCAAAAGAAAGAGCTCAAATCTTAATTAATTTCGGGAATAAGATTGTCGAACATTCGGAGGAACTTGCATTCTTGGAATCTGTTAGTTCTGGAGCTACTGTAAGAAGAATTTCCAATTTGGATATTTTATATTTAGTAGATTTACTTCAGCAAACAGCGAAATTTACTGTTGAGTATCCATTTGTTGAGTCTTTGCCAATACTACCTTTTCCAGGACCTAGCAACAATCAAGTATGGCGAGAAGGCATTGGTGTCGTAGCTGCGATTACACCTTGGAATCTACCAATGCTTTTAGCAATGTGGAAAATTGCACCTGCGCTTGCAATGGGGAACTCAATTGTTGTTAAACCTGCCTCAAATACACCACTTTCTGCTTTGAAACTAGCAGAATTAGCTACTGAAGCTGGAATCCCGGCAGGAGTTTTCAATGTTGTTTCAGGACCAGGAGCTACTGTTGGTGAAGTGCTAGCAACTCATCCACATGTAGATAAGGTAGCATTTACGGGATCTACTGAAGTAGGAAGACGGATTATGGAGTTAGCATCTGGAACAGTTAAAAGAGTCACTCTAGAATTAGGAGGAAAATCACCATCGATCGTATTACCTGATGCTGATTTAGATATTACTATTCCAGGTAGTTTATTCGGTTTCTGTCTTCACTCTGGACAACTATGTGAATCAGGAACACGCCTTTTAGTACATGATTCAATCTATGAGGAAGTAGTTGAGCGATTAGCGAGTTTAGCCTCTTCAATTACGATTGGAAACCAGCTTGATATGACGACTGGAATGGGGCCAATGGCTTCAGAACAACAACTAGAAACTGTTTTATCTTATATTGATGCTGGAATCCAGGAAGGAGCTCGTTTAGTTTGTGGTGGTAAACGTTTAACAGGTAAGGGATATGATAATGGATATTTTGTTGAACCAACGATTTTCGCGGATGTTAATAATAAAATGAAAATCGCTCAAGAAGAGATTTTCGGTCCTGTTCTTTGTGTCATTCGATATTCGACGATTGAGGAAGCAATTGAAATTGCGAATGATACGATTTATGGGTTAGCAGCTGGTATTTGGTCTAAAGACGTAAATAAAGCACTTCAAATATCAAAAGAATTAAAGGCGGGAACAGTCTGGATCAATGACTGGCATATGTTAAGAAGCGATGCACCATTTGGAGGATATAAACAAAGTGGATTTGGTCGTGAGCTTGGTCGATATGCTTTAGACGAGTACACGCAAGTAAAGCATGTTCATTGCTCACTTACCCCTGAACTAAGTCAAAAACCTTGGTATGGCATCTTATTATAA